One stretch of Cryptococcus decagattii chromosome 10, complete sequence DNA includes these proteins:
- a CDS encoding 2-isopropylmalate synthase, producing the protein MPMLSDPSKRYLPFQPVPFPNRTWPDKTHKKAPIWLSTDLRDGNQSLANPMTNQQKLRFFRHLVQLGFKEIEVAYPAASETDYNFVRELIDRKEVPDDVWIQVLTPARADLIKRTFEAVAGLKHVIIHILATEHTMLIRQLAEKYAESHGTSFRYEYSPETFSQTETPYAVEVCESVKKAWLGGQRSVWADGRKEERIIFNLPATVEVATPNCFADQVEIFCNSISERDKCIISLHTHNDRGCAVAAAELGVLAGADRIEGTVLGNGERTGNVDLVTLALNCYSQGISPHLDFSDMFSVIDTVTECTGLPVHPRHPYAGELVFTAFSGSHQDAIKKGFEAQAKRNHAGDSVWSMPYLPIDPADIGCTYEAVIRVNSQSGKGGIAYIVKSALSLDLPRRMQIAFYKVVQECSEATGKEMTSKDITTAFRQTYHLGGSIYDGRLVLKSFVTVDLLSSQAPSVTGTPDLSPTRSRSQTRMPPLSLSSGVAEPSPDRSLDRNLPSMSKRLTAKVLVDGKSHEIVGEGNGPLSSFLNALESDLGIVLSVREYTEHAVGAGSDVKAATYVELIPANVDAKDKTQGGFWGVGVDADITASGLKAVVSAANGFLGQNPIGSQNST; encoded by the exons ATGCCTATGCT CTCCGACCCCTCCAAACGCTATCTCCCTTTTCAGCCTGTTCCCTTCCCCAATCGCACTTGGCCGGATAAAACTCATAAGAAGGCCCCTATTTGGCTGAGTACTGATCTTCGAGATGGGAATCAAAGTCTCGCCAATC CTATGACCAACCAGCAGAAGCTGCGCTTTTTCCGACACCTTGTGCAGCTAGGCTTTAAGGAAATCGAAGTCGCTTATCCCGCGGCATCTGAAACGGACTATAACTTTGTCCGGGAGTTGATCGATCGCAAGGAGGTCCCAGATGATGTCTGGATTCAG GTACTCACTCCTGCGCGAGCGGACCTTATCAAGCGAACATTTGAAGCCGTCGCTGGTCTCAAACACGTTATCATCCATAT ACTCGCGACGGAACATACTATGCTCATTCGCCAGCTCGCAGAAAAATACGCCGAGTCGCACGGTACTAGTTTCCGCTATGAATACTCCCCTGAAACATTCTCTCAAACCGAGACGCCCTACGCTGTGGAGGTGTGTGAGTCCGTGAAAAAAGCTTGGCTTGGTGGGCAAAGAAGTGTTTGGGCGGACGGTCGCAAAGAAGAGCGAatcatcttcaacctcCCAGCTACGGTTGAAGTTGCAACTCCTAATTGCTTTGCGGACCAA GTTGAAATTTTCTGTAATTCCATTTCGGAGAGAGACAAGTGCATCATCAGTCTTCACACTCACAATGACAGAG GCTGCGCAGTAGCTGCTGCTGAACTCGGTGTTCTTGCTGGCGCTGATCGTATTGAAGGGACTGTGCTTGGTAATGGCGAACGCACTGGCAATGTGGATCTTGTTAcccttgctctcaactgCTATTCTCAAGGCATCAGTCCCCATCTTGACTTCTCAGACATGTTTTCTGTCATTGACACTGTGACAGAGTGTACTGGTCTGCCTGTGCATCCTCGCCATCCATATGCTGGTGAACTTGTCTTCACAGCGTTCTCTGGTAGTCATCAGGATGCCATCAAAAAGGGGTTCGAGGCCCAGGCTAAAAGGAACCATGCTGGAGACAGTGTGTGGAGCATGCCATATCTTCCTATCGATCCTGCAGATATTGGGTGTACATATGAGGCTGTGATCCGTGTCAACTCTCAGTCTGGTAAAGGGGG CATTGCCTATATTGTCAAGTCTGCACTTTCCCTTGATCTTCCTCGAAGGATGCAGATTGCCTTCTATAAAGTTGTTCAAGAGTGTTCTGAGGCAACTGGAAAGGAGATGACCTCCAAAGATATCACCACTGCTTTTCGTCAGACTTACCACCTTGGTGGTTCGATTTATGATGGGCGACTTGTCCTCAAGTCTTTTGTCACAGttgatcttctctcttcacAAGCACCATCTGTTACTGGGACACCTGACCTTTCCCCAACTCGATCTCGATCCCAAACACGCATGCCCCCCCTCAGTCTTTCAAGTGGTGTGGCAGAGCCTAGCCCAGACCGAAGTCTTGATAGGAACCTGCCTTCAATGTCGAAACGTCTTACAGCCAAGGTTTTAGTTGATGGGAAATCACATGAGATTGTTGGTGAAGGCAATGGGCCACTCTCATCATTCCTTAATGCCCTTGAAAGTGACCTTGGTATTGTGCTGTCTGTCCGAGAATATACTGAGCATGCTGTGGGTGCTGGGTCTGATGTAAAGGCTGCAACATATGTTGAGCTTATCCCTGCAAATGTGGATGCAAAGGACAAGACTCAGGGGGGATTCTGGGGTGTTGGTGTTGATGCTGATATCACAGCAAGTGGCCTCAAAGCAGTAGTTAGTGCTGCCAATGGTTTCTTGGGTCAAAATCCCATTGGATCTCAAAACAGTACCTAA
- a CDS encoding high osmolarity signaling protein SHO1 — MFGGHSFDVGYVMRHPVFLVTFIIAIPSWIIAFAGQCAAEAKYSSSNGRTPAAGTLWFNIWLQLLVIIQLLYVKM; from the exons ATGTTTGGTGGCCACAGTTTCGATGTGGGCTATGTCATGCGGCACCCCGTCTTTCTTGTCACGTTCATCATTGCTATTCCCTCGTGGATTATCGCTTTTGCTGGCCAATGTGCCGCAGAAGCTAAGTACT CATCGAGTAATGGTCGCACTCCTGCCGCTGGTACATTGTGGTTCAACATTTGGCTTCAGCT CCTGGTAATCATACAGCTATTGTACGTCAAGATGTAG
- a CDS encoding high osmolarity signaling protein SHO1, with protein sequence MVNLVWIVYLTSEEDTFLYNVLNSGGNGGLSSHNRRIGTSVQRRDETPGYGGGEMGLGNSIGGMPRGISSNTINSGGYGGGYVPASMEGTPQKVTSATRNEYGHTGVQSPGIDESVPRPQRAK encoded by the exons ATGGTCAAT CTCGTCTGGATTGTTTATTTGACGTCTGAAGAAGACACATTCCTTTACAATGTTCTCAATTCTGGCGGAAATGGTGGACTTTCCAGTCACAACAGGCGGATTGGCACATCCGTTCAGCGACGAGACGAGACTCCTGGATATGGCGGAGGGGAAATGGGTCTCGGGAATAGCATAGGAGGAATGCCTCGGGGTATATCATCCAACACAATCAACAGTGGCGGATATGGAGGTGGCTATGTTCCCGCTTCCATGGAAGGGACTCCCCAGAAGGTGACCTCTGCGACTCGAAACGAATACGGTCACACCGGGGTACAGAGCCCTGGGATTGATGAATCTGTCCCTCGCCCGCAACGGGCCAAGTGA